A single Nostoc sp. PCC 7107 DNA region contains:
- a CDS encoding ABC transporter ATP-binding protein, with protein MVQQPELRQISSMRSIQRVLESLGNYRWISLGALMSVLLLTLANAITPQLFRWGIDQGIAPRNLQIVVYSAAWMVVAAIARGLFNFGQSYLAEAASQGVAYDLRNKIFSKIQNLSFSYHDQSQTSQLLTRVTSDIELIRTFVGTSLIQVIGGLVTLVTIAVLLLVMNWQLALITLSVVPISAWLMAQFIGRNNQLFGQIQQQLGNLNAVLQENLLGIRVVKAFVRESAEKSRYTTLNDGLVTANMQTIRAIRNTFPFIFLLSNLVTLAVFGYGGSQVIGGSFSIGELVAFNSYLVLIFQPILLIGFAAPAIAQAAASAVRVFEVVDAAVEIRDRPHAQQFEICGGRITFENVSFRYPGATTEALKNVSFETKPKELIAVLGMTGSGKSTVMNLIPRFYDVTGGAIRIDGRDVRDFTLQSLRSHIGIVFQETTLFSGTIRENIAYAKPKATLEQVIEVAKTAQIHDFIISLPDGYDTIVGERGVGLSGGQKQRIAITRTLLTDYSILILDDSTSAVDAKTAAQIQAELDHLMQQKACVTFVVAQRISTVKNADRILLIDKGLLVAQGTHEELMQTSPLYGAILESQIKQTEHIT; from the coding sequence TTGGTGCAACAACCAGAACTCCGGCAAATTTCGTCGATGCGGTCAATCCAGCGAGTATTGGAAAGTTTAGGCAATTACCGCTGGATTTCATTGGGAGCTTTGATGAGTGTCTTATTATTGACATTGGCAAATGCTATAACTCCGCAGTTATTTCGTTGGGGAATTGATCAAGGGATTGCGCCGCGAAACTTACAGATAGTAGTTTATAGTGCGGCTTGGATGGTAGTAGCGGCGATCGCCCGCGGTTTGTTTAACTTTGGTCAAAGCTATTTGGCAGAAGCCGCCTCTCAAGGTGTCGCTTATGACTTACGCAACAAAATTTTCAGCAAAATTCAAAATCTGAGTTTTAGCTATCATGACCAATCGCAGACTTCCCAACTGTTAACCCGTGTGACTAGTGACATTGAGTTAATCCGTACATTTGTCGGTACTAGCTTGATTCAGGTGATTGGGGGATTAGTGACATTGGTAACTATTGCGGTACTTTTGCTAGTGATGAATTGGCAACTCGCTTTAATTACCTTGTCGGTAGTTCCTATCTCAGCATGGTTGATGGCACAATTCATTGGTCGGAATAACCAATTGTTTGGGCAAATACAACAGCAATTGGGGAATCTGAATGCGGTCTTACAGGAGAATTTGCTAGGGATACGTGTAGTTAAAGCTTTTGTGCGGGAGTCCGCCGAAAAGTCGCGTTATACCACCTTGAATGATGGCCTTGTCACCGCAAATATGCAGACGATTCGTGCCATTCGTAACACGTTCCCTTTTATCTTTTTGCTGAGTAACTTGGTGACACTGGCAGTGTTTGGCTATGGGGGAAGCCAGGTAATTGGCGGTAGCTTTTCTATTGGGGAATTGGTAGCGTTTAATTCCTACTTAGTGTTAATTTTTCAACCTATTTTATTAATTGGTTTTGCCGCCCCAGCGATCGCCCAAGCCGCAGCCTCCGCAGTCCGAGTATTTGAAGTAGTAGATGCCGCAGTTGAAATCCGCGATCGCCCTCACGCCCAACAATTTGAAATTTGTGGCGGCAGAATTACCTTTGAAAATGTCTCCTTTCGCTATCCAGGAGCCACAACCGAAGCGCTGAAAAATGTTTCCTTTGAAACCAAGCCCAAAGAATTAATTGCTGTTCTGGGGATGACAGGTTCCGGCAAAAGCACAGTGATGAACTTGATTCCCCGCTTTTATGATGTGACTGGGGGAGCCATCCGTATTGACGGGCGGGATGTGCGGGATTTTACATTGCAAAGTTTGCGATCGCATATCGGTATAGTATTTCAAGAAACGACTTTATTCTCTGGTACTATCCGCGAGAATATTGCCTACGCCAAACCCAAAGCCACCTTAGAACAGGTCATAGAGGTGGCAAAAACAGCCCAGATTCATGATTTTATTATTAGCTTGCCCGATGGCTACGACACAATTGTTGGTGAACGTGGTGTTGGTTTATCTGGCGGACAAAAACAACGGATAGCGATCACTCGTACCTTACTCACCGATTACAGTATTCTGATTTTAGATGATAGTACCTCTGCGGTAGATGCAAAAACCGCCGCCCAGATTCAAGCAGAACTAGACCATTTAATGCAGCAAAAAGCTTGCGTCACCTTTGTGGTAGCGCAACGCATTAGTACAGTCAAAAATGCCGATCGCATTTTGTTGATAGATAAAGGTCTATTGGTAGCCCAAGGAACCCATGAAGAATTGATGCAAACCAGTCCACTTTACGGCGCAATTTTGGAATCTCAAATCAAGCAAACAGAACACATAACATAG
- a CDS encoding ShlB/FhaC/HecB family hemolysin secretion/activation protein, whose product MRRYLSVKTELIINYTHRHKLIRQPHIIALKPLTFGFVIAAVLCNYHQAIAQTSNPQTLPPGRIEEISVPSLPSDALPQPSDKEPLLPPVQLPGEATPTVDDSSAKFRVNRIEIVGSTVFKPADFAPITAPFLGREVTFADLLQVKEAISKFYTDKGYVTTGALISPQTVDAGVIKIQVVEGSLQEIQIVGNRRLNSNYIRDRIRIGAGKPLNVPHLLEKLQLLRLDPRIQNLSAELQTGTTPGANILRVEVEEAETFTRTVSIDNGRSPSVGSFRRGIDLQEANLLGLGDTLSVGYTNTNGSNTIAASYTLPVNAYNGALSFSVNQGWNNVIEEPFSVLDIQSNSTAYEFGFRQPLLQKPTQELAVGFSFSRQESQTKIGLDDIGGFPLSPGADDNGKTNISALRFTQEYTQRSSKQVFAARSQFSLGVDWFGANVSSEAPDSRFFSWRGQAQWVRQFAPDTLFLTRGDLQLAADTLVPLEQFGLGGQLSVRGYRQDTLLTDNGILFSSEFRFPIVRANKIQGVLQLAPFIDVGKGWNTKGSNPSSSTLVGAGLGLLWKQGNNFSARLDWGIPLISVEGDKETLQENGLYFSMQYSPF is encoded by the coding sequence ATGCGTAGGTATTTAAGTGTGAAGACAGAATTGATAATTAATTATACGCACAGACATAAACTGATTCGTCAACCGCACATAATAGCACTGAAGCCTTTAACATTCGGCTTTGTGATTGCAGCGGTATTGTGTAATTATCATCAGGCGATCGCCCAAACTTCCAATCCTCAGACCTTACCACCCGGAAGGATTGAAGAGATTTCTGTTCCTTCCTTACCTTCAGATGCACTACCGCAGCCATCAGACAAAGAGCCATTACTTCCACCTGTACAATTACCCGGTGAAGCAACTCCCACAGTAGATGATTCTAGTGCCAAATTCCGGGTTAATCGCATTGAAATTGTTGGTAGTACAGTATTTAAACCAGCAGATTTTGCCCCCATTACAGCCCCCTTTCTGGGAAGGGAAGTAACCTTTGCAGACTTATTACAAGTCAAAGAAGCCATCAGCAAGTTCTACACTGATAAAGGCTATGTCACCACTGGGGCTTTAATTTCACCGCAAACAGTAGATGCGGGAGTGATCAAAATTCAGGTAGTCGAAGGTAGTTTACAAGAAATCCAAATCGTGGGTAATCGGCGATTAAATAGCAACTACATTCGCGATCGCATCCGCATTGGTGCAGGAAAACCCCTGAATGTGCCACACTTACTAGAAAAGCTACAACTACTCCGACTCGACCCACGCATTCAAAACCTCTCTGCGGAATTGCAAACAGGTACAACTCCCGGAGCTAATATCTTACGTGTCGAAGTTGAAGAAGCCGAAACTTTCACAAGAACAGTCAGCATAGATAATGGGCGATCGCCCAGCGTTGGTAGTTTTCGCCGGGGTATAGATTTACAAGAAGCCAATTTACTTGGTTTGGGAGATACCTTGAGTGTGGGGTATACCAATACCAATGGCAGTAATACAATCGCGGCTAGTTATACATTGCCTGTTAATGCTTACAATGGCGCTTTATCTTTTAGTGTTAACCAAGGCTGGAACAACGTTATAGAAGAACCTTTCAGCGTTCTGGATATTCAGTCCAATAGCACCGCTTACGAATTCGGATTTAGGCAACCATTACTGCAAAAGCCAACCCAAGAATTAGCCGTAGGTTTCTCCTTCTCTCGTCAAGAAAGCCAAACAAAAATCGGTCTGGATGATATTGGTGGCTTTCCATTATCTCCGGGTGCAGATGATAATGGTAAAACCAATATTTCCGCCTTGCGCTTTACCCAAGAGTATACCCAACGCAGCAGTAAACAAGTTTTTGCCGCGCGATCGCAATTTAGTCTGGGAGTCGATTGGTTTGGAGCTAATGTCAGCAGTGAGGCTCCCGATAGCCGCTTTTTTAGTTGGCGGGGACAGGCGCAGTGGGTACGACAATTCGCACCAGATACCCTGTTTTTAACTAGAGGCGATTTACAACTAGCAGCAGATACCCTCGTACCTTTAGAGCAATTTGGTCTGGGTGGACAGCTAAGTGTGCGGGGCTATCGCCAAGATACATTACTCACAGATAACGGTATCTTGTTTTCCTCAGAATTCCGCTTTCCGATTGTCCGTGCTAACAAAATCCAAGGAGTTCTACAACTAGCACCTTTTATTGATGTCGGTAAAGGCTGGAATACCAAGGGTAGCAATCCTTCTTCCAGTACCTTAGTAGGTGCTGGGTTAGGGCTGTTATGGAAACAAGGCAATAACTTCTCTGCTCGTTTGGATTGGGGGATTCCACTGATATCTGTTGAGGGTGACAAAGAAACACTCCAAGAAAACGGTTTGTACTTCTCTATGCAGTATTCACCATTCTGA
- a CDS encoding S-layer family protein: MKLTFTGLGFIGAIFVSAIYNSSVHAQVIPDHTLNTSVLQNGNNFTITDGNRVGNNLFHSFSQFSVPSNGSASFNNSTDIQNIFSRVTGGSVSNIDGNISAKGSANLFLLNPAGIIFRQNASLNIGGSFIATTANSIKFADGIEFSATNITSPALLTMSVPVGLQLGSNPGAITVQGAGHNGSFSASSSISGLNVGTRGLQLQSGKTLALVGGNIALDGGLLSAPGGQIELGSVSNVSVSLNSTSQGFTLSYPSTANFGNITLTQRALASTRDLSRGNGGSVNIQGKQVSIRDGSLVLVQNRSNQAAGDIVINATESLDVIGKSPDFTSSSSLINDTMSSEAAGNVIITTPKLNVDQGGYILNRTFSAAAGGNIVVNSDAININGFALGDPTPFRAVSQILAASFGRGQGGNISLSTQDLSISAGANIAARPYSSGKGGDVNVKADTIQVIGTGTPKGSYFSLLSAATFGPGDAGNLNIDTRKLSVQGGGRVSASSIILGNAGSLTINASESIDVSGMKPEETPSYIGTAALPVGSFSTISRANAGNTNINAPLVTVSDGATIFVQNTGLGTAGNLQINANTLTLKNGGNLLASTKAGEGGNINLQLRDLLLMRYGGFISAEAAGSGNGGNISINAPVIVGLENSDIIANAVQGKGGNISITTQGIIGLKFRDTLTPRVDLTNDITASSAFNVNGTVEINNIGVDPNSGLVELPANVSDPSQKIASGCSANLSSSFVATGRGGIPQNPTQDLRSDRTWSDIRDISAFQETQPVKAQTPKSPETLVQATSWHRNPQGKIELIADKSPSQMQPSLTCAAVPKN, encoded by the coding sequence ATGAAATTAACTTTTACTGGCTTGGGCTTCATTGGTGCAATCTTCGTCTCTGCTATTTACAACAGTAGTGTTCACGCTCAAGTAATTCCCGATCACACCCTCAACACAAGCGTCTTACAAAATGGTAATAATTTCACCATCACTGACGGGAATCGCGTTGGTAATAATTTATTTCATAGCTTCAGCCAATTCTCAGTTCCCAGCAACGGCTCTGCATCGTTTAATAATTCTACTGATATCCAAAATATTTTTAGTCGTGTGACTGGTGGTAGTGTTTCTAATATTGATGGTAACATCAGTGCTAAGGGTAGTGCCAACTTATTCTTACTCAACCCCGCAGGCATTATTTTTAGACAAAATGCCAGCTTAAATATTGGTGGTTCTTTTATAGCCACAACTGCCAATAGTATCAAGTTTGCCGATGGAATAGAGTTTAGCGCAACCAATATCACATCACCAGCCTTATTAACTATGAGCGTTCCCGTAGGTTTGCAACTTGGTAGCAATCCAGGTGCGATTACCGTTCAAGGAGCGGGACACAATGGTAGTTTCAGTGCATCGTCTTCAATATCTGGACTCAACGTTGGTACAAGAGGACTACAGCTGCAATCTGGCAAAACCCTAGCATTGGTTGGTGGGAATATTGCCTTGGATGGTGGTTTGCTCTCTGCACCAGGAGGACAAATAGAACTGGGTAGCGTCAGTAATGTCAGCGTTTCTCTCAATTCCACCTCTCAAGGCTTTACCTTGAGCTATCCCAGTACTGCAAATTTTGGCAACATTACTCTTACCCAACGAGCTTTAGCATCTACACGCGATCTCAGTCGAGGAAATGGCGGATCTGTCAACATTCAAGGGAAACAGGTAAGCATCCGTGATGGTTCTCTGGTGTTAGTCCAAAATCGTAGTAACCAAGCTGCTGGTGATATAGTTATCAATGCTACAGAGTCTTTAGATGTTATTGGTAAGTCACCCGATTTTACAAGTTCTAGCAGTTTAATCAATGACACCATGTCTTCTGAAGCGGCGGGGAACGTGATCATTACAACCCCAAAATTGAATGTTGATCAGGGTGGTTACATTTTAAACCGCACATTTAGTGCAGCCGCTGGTGGCAACATTGTAGTCAATAGTGATGCTATAAATATTAATGGTTTTGCATTAGGCGATCCTACTCCTTTTCGAGCAGTCAGCCAGATATTAGCTGCTTCTTTTGGACGGGGACAAGGCGGAAATATTTCTCTTTCCACTCAAGATTTATCTATTTCAGCGGGAGCTAATATAGCTGCTAGACCTTATTCTTCAGGTAAAGGTGGCGATGTTAATGTCAAGGCAGATACGATTCAGGTAATAGGTACAGGAACTCCAAAAGGTAGTTATTTTAGTTTACTTTCTGCTGCCACATTCGGGCCTGGCGATGCGGGGAATTTGAACATTGACACCCGTAAGTTGTCGGTTCAAGGTGGCGGTAGAGTGTCGGCTTCTAGCATAATTTTAGGAAATGCAGGTTCACTAACCATCAATGCCTCTGAATCGATTGATGTGAGTGGTATGAAACCAGAAGAAACTCCTAGTTATATTGGTACTGCCGCTCTTCCTGTTGGTTCTTTTAGTACAATTTCCCGTGCTAATGCAGGTAACACTAATATTAATGCCCCACTTGTTACCGTCTCCGATGGTGCAACGATTTTTGTTCAGAACACTGGACTTGGGACAGCGGGCAATTTGCAAATTAATGCCAATACCCTCACACTCAAGAATGGTGGAAACCTTTTAGCTTCCACAAAAGCAGGCGAAGGCGGTAACATCAACCTGCAACTGCGAGATTTATTACTCATGCGTTATGGTGGTTTTATTAGTGCCGAAGCAGCTGGTAGTGGCAATGGTGGCAATATTAGTATTAATGCTCCAGTGATTGTTGGGCTAGAAAATAGCGATATTATTGCCAATGCCGTACAAGGAAAGGGTGGCAATATTAGTATTACAACTCAAGGGATTATTGGTCTAAAATTCCGCGATACCTTGACTCCCAGAGTTGATTTGACTAACGATATTACAGCCAGTTCCGCATTTAATGTCAATGGCACGGTGGAAATTAATAACATTGGTGTTGACCCCAATTCGGGTTTAGTCGAACTACCCGCAAATGTCAGTGATCCATCTCAAAAAATAGCTAGTGGTTGTTCTGCTAATCTCAGCAGTAGTTTTGTTGCCACAGGTAGAGGTGGGATACCACAAAATCCGACACAGGACTTGAGGAGCGATCGCACTTGGTCTGATATCCGCGATATCTCTGCATTCCAGGAAACACAACCAGTTAAAGCCCAGACACCCAAATCACCAGAAACTCTTGTCCAAGCAACTAGTTGGCATCGTAACCCTCAAGGCAAAATTGAATTAATTGCCGATAAATCTCCTTCTCAGATGCAACCATCATTAACCTGTGCTGCTGTTCCCAAAAATTAA
- a CDS encoding GAF domain-containing sensor histidine kinase, with product MSKASGKASLLQKQLWQRERRAIAFLSCLNYRSGELNSYLQSIACGVSELLEVDWSVVTVCQKGFEQVLASSIDMGEGEHVYSLHGLLTGTVIKIGRPLAVEDAVKNPEYGQIPEGYYAYLGIPLRTAEGKVIGTICSFHRQQREFIKEEIQVAEVFAERAATAIDNYYLYQQQCEFNQVLESEVEKRTAELRTAQAKLVEQERLAAIGEFAAMIVHEIRNPLTTMIMGLNYFKKTIFNSAAKERLSLALSEATRLENLLSEILLYAKPQVLQLGELDLNEFIQELLQLIREMPEALSRKIEFIPSAHPVKILGDKDKLKQVFINIVRNACEAVASGDVIIWEVKNSSLGQVCINVCNGGEPIPSEILSKLTQPFFSTKSAGTGLGLAITKRIVNAHGGEFSISSDTASGTTVTVQLPVGNGCKDVRKKTNN from the coding sequence ATGAGCAAAGCCAGTGGTAAAGCAAGTTTGTTGCAAAAGCAACTATGGCAGCGCGAAAGACGAGCGATCGCATTTTTATCCTGTTTGAACTATCGATCTGGGGAGCTAAATAGTTACCTACAGAGTATTGCCTGTGGAGTTAGTGAATTACTAGAGGTAGATTGGTCAGTTGTGACCGTGTGCCAAAAAGGTTTTGAGCAAGTACTAGCCAGTAGTATTGATATGGGTGAGGGTGAACATGTCTATTCACTACATGGTTTACTGACTGGGACTGTAATCAAAATTGGTCGTCCCTTAGCAGTAGAAGATGCGGTAAAAAATCCTGAGTATGGGCAGATTCCCGAAGGTTACTATGCTTATTTGGGCATACCATTACGGACAGCAGAAGGAAAAGTAATTGGGACGATCTGCTCTTTTCATCGCCAACAGAGAGAGTTTATAAAAGAAGAAATTCAAGTTGCTGAAGTATTTGCAGAACGGGCAGCTACAGCCATTGATAATTATTATCTCTACCAACAACAGTGTGAATTTAATCAAGTTTTAGAGTCTGAAGTAGAAAAACGCACTGCCGAACTGCGGACAGCCCAAGCCAAGCTGGTAGAACAAGAACGACTAGCGGCTATTGGTGAGTTTGCAGCCATGATTGTCCATGAAATTCGGAATCCCTTAACGACAATGATCATGGGATTAAACTACTTCAAAAAAACTATATTCAACTCAGCAGCTAAAGAGCGATTATCATTAGCACTGAGCGAAGCTACGCGGTTAGAAAATCTGCTGAGTGAAATTTTGCTTTATGCTAAACCCCAAGTACTGCAACTAGGTGAATTAGATCTGAATGAATTCATTCAGGAATTGCTGCAATTAATTAGAGAAATGCCAGAAGCACTCTCACGCAAAATTGAATTTATCCCCAGCGCACATCCAGTCAAAATTTTAGGAGATAAAGATAAGCTCAAACAAGTATTTATCAATATTGTGCGTAATGCTTGTGAGGCGGTTGCTTCAGGAGATGTAATTATCTGGGAAGTGAAAAATTCATCTCTAGGTCAAGTTTGCATTAATGTTTGTAACGGCGGTGAGCCAATTCCTTCAGAAATTCTCTCTAAACTCACTCAGCCATTCTTCTCAACAAAATCTGCTGGTACAGGGCTGGGACTGGCGATTACGAAACGCATTGTCAATGCTCATGGTGGAGAATTTTCTATTTCTTCAGATACTGCATCAGGTACGACTGTCACAGTACAATTACCAGTGGGGAATGGCTGTAAGGATGTCAGGAAAAAAACTAATAATTAA
- a CDS encoding S-layer family protein, which translates to MKVTFIGFGALSAICISATYNSSVHAQVTPDNTLNTDVSGSSSYTITNGNRVGNNLFHSFSQFSLPTGGSVTFNNSTTIENIFARVTGGSVSNIDGTISAQGSANLFLLNPAGILFGANAKLSIGGSFVGTSANSIKFADGIEFSATNTTAPLLTMSVPVGLQLGSNPGAITVQGTGHNGSFSSTTSISGLNIGTRGLQVQSSKTLALVGGNIALDGGLLSAPGGQIELGSVSNANVSLNSTSQGFTLSYPSTANFGNIALTQRALASTRDLSRGNGGSVNIQGKQVSIRDGSLVLVQNRSNQAAANIVVNATESLDIIGKSSNFSSSSSLVNDTVSSSAAGQIIVNTPKLNIDQGGYILNRTFSAAAGGNIVINSDAIDVNGFALGDPFNSRSISQILAASFGQGNGGNISISTQDLSISAAANITARTYSSGKGGDVNIKADTIQVIGTGAPKGFYFSIIGATTFGVGDVGRLNIDTRKLSVQAGARVSASSIDLGNAGSLTINASESVDVSGAKPGESSSYIGTAVLRFGASRTISRANAGNTTINAPLVTVSDGATIFVQNTGLGTAGNLQINANTLTLKNGGNLLASTKAGEGGNINLQLRDLLLMRYGGFISAEAAGSGNGGNISINAPVIVGLENSDIIANAVQGKGGNISITTQGIIGLKFRDTLTPRVDLTNDITASSAFNVNGTVEINNIDVDPNSGLVELPANVSDPSQKIASGCSNTNGSSFVATGRGGIPQNPTQDLRSDRTWSDIRDISAFQKTKSVQAQIPPSPEVLIQATSWHRNPNGKIELIAAQSPTTGQPSLTCAAVPQS; encoded by the coding sequence ATGAAAGTAACTTTTATTGGGTTTGGCGCTCTTAGTGCAATCTGCATATCTGCGACATATAACAGTAGTGTTCACGCCCAAGTAACACCTGATAACACTCTCAATACAGATGTGAGTGGTAGTAGTAGTTACACCATCACCAACGGTAATCGTGTCGGCAATAATTTATTTCATAGCTTTAGCCAATTCTCCTTACCTACAGGTGGCTCTGTTACATTCAATAATTCCACTACCATAGAAAACATCTTCGCCCGTGTCACAGGTGGGAGTGTGTCAAATATCGATGGCACAATTAGCGCCCAAGGTAGTGCTAACTTATTCTTACTGAATCCTGCGGGGATTTTGTTTGGGGCTAATGCTAAATTGAGTATTGGCGGTTCTTTTGTCGGGACTAGTGCAAATAGCATTAAATTTGCCGATGGGATAGAGTTTAGCGCCACCAATACAACAGCCCCTCTCTTGACAATGAGCGTCCCTGTAGGTTTGCAACTTGGTAGCAATCCAGGTGCAATTACCGTTCAAGGAACTGGACACAATGGCAGTTTTAGTTCAACAACTTCGATATCTGGACTCAATATTGGCACCAGAGGATTACAAGTACAATCTAGCAAAACTCTAGCATTAGTAGGTGGGAATATTGCCTTGGATGGTGGTTTACTCTCTGCACCAGGAGGACAAATAGAATTGGGTAGCGTCAGTAATGCCAACGTTTCTCTCAATTCCACCTCTCAAGGCTTTACCTTGAGCTATCCCAGTACTGCAAATTTTGGCAACATTGCTCTTACCCAACGAGCTTTAGCATCTACACGCGATCTCAGTCGAGGAAATGGCGGATCTGTCAACATTCAAGGGAAACAGGTAAGCATCCGTGATGGTTCTCTGGTGTTAGTCCAAAATCGTAGTAACCAAGCTGCTGCTAATATTGTTGTGAATGCTACAGAGTCATTAGATATCATTGGCAAATCTTCTAACTTTAGTAGTTCTAGTAGTTTAGTCAATGACACTGTATCTTCTTCGGCGGCAGGGCAGATCATCGTTAACACCCCGAAGTTAAATATTGATCAAGGTGGTTACATTTTAAACCGCACATTTAGTGCAGCCGCTGGTGGCAATATTGTCATCAATAGTGATGCAATCGATGTCAATGGTTTTGCATTAGGCGATCCTTTTAATTCTCGATCTATCAGTCAAATATTAGCCGCTTCCTTTGGTCAGGGAAATGGCGGAAATATTTCTATTTCCACTCAAGATTTATCTATTTCAGCAGCAGCCAACATAACAGCTAGAACTTATTCTTCAGGTAAAGGCGGCGATGTTAACATCAAGGCAGATACGATTCAGGTAATAGGTACAGGAGCGCCAAAAGGGTTCTATTTTAGTATAATTGGGGCTACTACATTCGGGGTTGGAGATGTCGGGAGGTTGAACATTGATACCCGTAAATTATCTGTTCAAGCTGGTGCTAGAGTGTCAGCTTCTAGCATTGATTTAGGAAATGCAGGTTCATTAACCATCAATGCGTCAGAATCTGTTGATGTGAGTGGTGCCAAACCAGGGGAAAGTTCCAGTTATATCGGTACTGCTGTTCTGCGTTTTGGTGCGTCTAGGACAATTTCCCGTGCTAATGCAGGTAACACTACGATTAATGCCCCACTTGTTACAGTCTCCGATGGTGCAACGATTTTTGTTCAGAACACTGGACTTGGGACAGCGGGCAATTTGCAAATTAATGCCAATACCCTCACACTCAAAAATGGGGGAAACCTTTTAGCTTCCACAAAAGCAGGCGAAGGCGGTAACATCAACCTGCAACTGCGAGATTTATTGCTCATGCGTTATGGTGGTTTTATTAGTGCCGAAGCAGCTGGTAGTGGTAATGGTGGCAATATTAGTATTAATGCTCCAGTGATTGTTGGGCTAGAAAATAGCGATATTATTGCCAATGCCGTACAAGGAAAGGGTGGCAATATTAGTATTACAACTCAAGGGATTATTGGTCTAAAATTCCGCGATACCTTGACTCCCAGAGTTGATTTGACTAACGATATTACAGCCAGTTCCGCATTTAATGTCAATGGCACGGTGGAAATTAATAACATTGATGTTGACCCCAATTCGGGTTTAGTCGAACTACCCGCAAATGTCAGTGATCCATCTCAAAAAATAGCTAGTGGTTGTTCTAATACCAATGGTAGTAGTTTTGTTGCCACTGGACGAGGTGGAATACCACAAAATCCGACACAGGACTTGAGGAGCGATCGCACTTGGTCTGATATCCGCGATATCTCTGCATTCCAGAAAACAAAATCAGTCCAAGCCCAAATACCACCATCTCCAGAGGTTCTCATTCAAGCCACTTCTTGGCATCGTAACCCCAACGGCAAAATTGAGTTAATTGCAGCCCAATCTCCGACAACTGGTCAACCATCCTTAACCTGTGCTGCGGTTCCTCAAAGTTAA